The Cyclobacteriaceae bacterium genome includes a region encoding these proteins:
- a CDS encoding SUMF1/EgtB/PvdO family nonheme iron enzyme, which yields MKYFVCVTLVFFSLPLFALDGAETIAPKTRIIKSLSWYSDQADRWEEKVRQEPANADAWLNFYAASRYSQKSLASLSSIASQAQKVISGTFEAKLIQALNEGYSENSMKLLMEAYAMKPQQSATYGPLMLANEIRMNTADRKEFGSKLLSSGQVSQALLSYSYNVLMSIESSAVLFIDGDNTTLPLFILQDVMNVRKDVTVLSLDLLTSEAYRTQKLKNSSLEFSLGSGDEDIKKMICSGLPEQNPSKKFYYALTIGGNNISSINNELYVVGLASQHSKARLDNISVIKENLEKRFMLDYLRVDFNGENEFSAGKVMSSNYLISMLLLNDHYVKTGELGKAEELKKLVAKIAAETGKQALVENFLHREEEVPLAPPVIISLDLKKMEVSLRQVKDNLYAYNTEVTNAQYNLFLNYLKTNHLTDTYEKAKIDLSQYDKTSQAFFNGYHTYLDPAIKTRGSVTQRTNFRNYPAVNISYEGAIAYCEWLTEQYNGNADRKYKKVKFRLPTVKEWQIAALGYVDFASWNLDENTVKVTIPPPGNEDEIVKGKETVIPVDNTVLYPWFKAYNYRNKAQNRRNCFLGNFKAPEDCKPCASPSVGMDGYSMMGPVASYFPNGMGLFDVVGNVAEMTEEKGRAAGGSWNHSPDESTIRSINEYKGPDATIGFRIFMDIIEK from the coding sequence ATGAAATACTTTGTATGTGTCACGTTGGTCTTTTTTAGTCTTCCTCTATTCGCTTTGGATGGTGCCGAAACTATTGCTCCGAAAACCAGGATCATTAAATCTTTAAGCTGGTATTCTGATCAGGCAGATCGATGGGAAGAAAAAGTAAGACAAGAACCTGCGAATGCTGATGCATGGTTGAATTTTTATGCTGCTTCGCGCTATTCTCAAAAGTCACTTGCCAGTCTAAGCAGCATTGCAAGTCAGGCTCAAAAAGTTATTTCCGGAACGTTTGAAGCGAAGCTTATCCAGGCATTGAATGAAGGCTATTCTGAAAATTCAATGAAGCTTTTGATGGAGGCTTATGCAATGAAGCCCCAACAATCCGCAACCTATGGACCATTGATGCTTGCGAATGAAATTCGCATGAATACTGCTGATAGAAAAGAATTTGGAAGTAAACTTCTGAGCAGCGGTCAGGTCTCCCAGGCATTACTCAGCTATAGCTACAATGTGCTGATGTCAATCGAAAGCAGCGCAGTTCTGTTTATTGATGGTGATAACACAACGCTTCCGTTATTCATATTACAGGATGTAATGAATGTTAGAAAGGATGTAACGGTATTGAGCCTTGATCTCCTTACATCAGAAGCATACCGCACTCAGAAATTAAAAAACAGTTCGCTGGAATTTTCTTTAGGATCAGGTGATGAGGATATTAAAAAGATGATTTGTTCTGGTTTGCCAGAGCAGAATCCATCAAAGAAATTTTATTATGCATTAACGATTGGTGGAAATAATATCTCTTCTATAAATAATGAGCTTTATGTTGTAGGACTTGCTTCCCAGCACAGTAAAGCACGGCTTGATAACATTTCAGTTATTAAGGAAAATCTTGAAAAGAGATTTATGCTGGATTATCTGCGTGTAGATTTTAATGGTGAAAACGAATTTTCTGCAGGGAAAGTAATGAGTTCAAATTATCTGATCTCCATGCTTTTGCTGAATGACCATTATGTAAAGACGGGTGAGCTTGGAAAGGCAGAGGAACTGAAAAAACTGGTAGCGAAGATTGCTGCTGAAACCGGAAAGCAGGCATTGGTTGAGAACTTTCTTCATCGTGAGGAAGAAGTACCGCTTGCTCCTCCGGTAATAATTTCTCTGGATCTTAAGAAAATGGAAGTTTCGTTGAGACAGGTGAAGGACAATCTCTATGCATACAACACGGAGGTTACGAATGCTCAGTATAATCTCTTCCTGAATTATCTGAAGACCAATCATCTCACAGATACTTACGAAAAGGCGAAAATTGATCTTTCACAATACGATAAAACTTCGCAGGCCTTCTTCAACGGATATCATACCTATCTGGATCCGGCAATTAAAACAAGGGGTTCAGTGACCCAACGCACTAACTTTCGAAACTATCCCGCTGTTAATATTTCTTACGAAGGTGCGATCGCGTATTGTGAATGGCTTACTGAACAATACAATGGAAATGCAGATCGCAAGTATAAGAAAGTAAAGTTTCGCTTGCCTACTGTAAAAGAATGGCAGATCGCTGCCCTGGGCTATGTTGACTTTGCATCCTGGAATCTTGATGAGAACACTGTTAAGGTTACGATCCCACCGCCAGGAAATGAAGATGAGATTGTGAAGGGAAAGGAAACGGTCATTCCTGTTGACAACACGGTTCTTTATCCATGGTTTAAAGCTTATAACTATCGCAACAAAGCCCAGAACAGAAGAAATTGTTTTCTTGGAAACTTCAAAGCGCCTGAAGATTGTAAACCATGTGCTTCACCAAGCGTAGGTATGGATGGCTACAGTATGATGGGACCAGTCGCATCTTACTTTCCTAATGGAATGGGTTTATTCGATGTCGTGGGTAATGTTGCTGAAATGACAGAGGAGAAAGGAAGAGCTGCCGGCGGAAGCTGGAACCACTCACCGGATGAATCAACCATCCGGAGCATCAATGAGTACAAAGGACCAGATGCGACTATTGGATTCAGGATATTCATGGACATCATAGAGAAGTAA
- the selD gene encoding selenide, water dikinase SelD, producing MTSIKLTQYSHGAGCGCKISPAVLDTILHSDLPKAKFPSLLVGNESKDDAAVYDLGNGTCIVSTTDFFMPIVDDPFTFGAIASVNAISDVYAMGGKPFMAIAILGWPINTIPPEIAKEVLEGSRKICAEAGIPLAGGHSIDCPEPVFGLAVSGQLKKENLKRNDTAKAGSILYLTKPIGIGIVTTAQKKGIVSEQHLKEAVDTMLTLNTIGGEFGQLEYVNAMTDVTGFGLLGHLCEMCEGSNLSAEIEFDKVPKFDFLETYIQQKSMPGGTQRNWESYGSKISSIDDRQRVILADPQTSGGLLVSVDSDKATEFERFATGCGHELKPFGKLVKKSQHVVHVK from the coding sequence ATGACTTCTATCAAACTAACTCAATACTCTCACGGCGCAGGCTGTGGCTGCAAAATTTCACCGGCAGTGCTTGATACCATATTGCATTCTGATCTTCCGAAAGCAAAATTCCCATCCTTGCTGGTGGGAAATGAATCAAAGGATGATGCTGCCGTGTATGATCTTGGAAACGGAACCTGCATAGTAAGCACTACTGATTTTTTCATGCCCATCGTGGATGATCCATTTACGTTTGGTGCGATCGCTTCTGTCAATGCGATCAGTGATGTTTATGCCATGGGAGGAAAACCATTTATGGCGATAGCAATTTTAGGCTGGCCCATTAATACAATCCCTCCAGAGATTGCGAAGGAAGTTCTGGAAGGTAGTAGAAAAATCTGTGCTGAAGCAGGCATTCCTTTGGCGGGTGGTCACAGCATTGATTGTCCTGAGCCGGTGTTCGGATTGGCGGTAAGTGGCCAGTTGAAGAAGGAAAATCTCAAGCGAAATGATACGGCGAAAGCTGGATCTATTCTTTACCTCACAAAGCCGATAGGAATTGGCATTGTAACTACCGCCCAGAAAAAAGGAATTGTTTCTGAGCAGCATTTGAAGGAAGCAGTTGATACGATGCTGACGTTGAATACGATCGGTGGTGAGTTTGGTCAGCTTGAATATGTAAACGCCATGACGGATGTTACTGGCTTTGGCTTACTTGGACATTTATGTGAGATGTGTGAGGGAAGCAATCTCTCTGCGGAGATTGAGTTTGATAAGGTTCCGAAATTTGATTTTCTGGAAACTTACATACAGCAAAAATCAATGCCAGGGGGCACGCAGCGAAACTGGGAAAGTTATGGAAGCAAGATCAGTTCCATCGATGATCGTCAAAGGGTGATTCTGGCTGATCCTCAAACGAGTGGAGGTTTGCTGGTTTCTGTGGACTCTGACAAGGCAACTGAATTTGAGCGCTTCGCAACAGGATGCGGACATGAACTGAAACCTTTCGGCAAGCTGGTAAAAAAATCGCAGCATGTAGTTCATGTGAAATAG
- the mnmH gene encoding tRNA 2-selenouridine(34) synthase MnmH produces the protein MAISIQDFLDLRKNHTVADVRSEGEYESGHIRGAVNIPLLNNEERVVVGTAYKQQGQQQAISEGFRLVGPRLHEIIQATKEISNGKDIIVHCWRGGMRSNNFCQFISMAGIKSQSLAGGYKSYRTLALESFKKPMQIILLGGCTGSGKSEILRELAKQGEQILDLEKLARHKGSAFGGLMMPQQPTTEQFQNDLFEEILDLDVSKRIWVEDESIAIGKIFLPHDFWHQMTISPLVQMDVSKEVRIQRLVNEYGHADRDLFLEIMGKIVKRLGGQHYNAAKEKLMENDMFSVMEILLTYYDKAYLGSISKRKEKIKDIVQWDGESPATFVNQLRKRL, from the coding sequence ATGGCCATTTCAATTCAGGACTTTTTGGATCTGCGGAAAAATCACACCGTAGCAGATGTTCGCTCCGAAGGTGAGTATGAATCAGGGCATATCCGTGGAGCGGTTAATATTCCACTTCTTAATAATGAAGAGCGGGTTGTTGTCGGAACGGCCTACAAACAACAAGGACAGCAGCAGGCGATCAGTGAGGGGTTTCGTCTTGTAGGCCCGCGATTGCATGAGATCATCCAGGCAACAAAGGAGATCTCGAACGGAAAAGATATCATTGTGCATTGCTGGCGTGGAGGAATGCGCTCCAATAACTTTTGTCAGTTCATCTCTATGGCAGGTATCAAATCCCAGTCACTGGCAGGAGGGTATAAATCCTACAGAACACTGGCACTTGAATCTTTTAAGAAGCCTATGCAGATCATCCTGTTGGGTGGCTGCACCGGGAGTGGGAAAAGTGAGATACTGAGAGAACTTGCAAAGCAAGGTGAACAAATTCTGGATCTGGAGAAACTCGCACGCCATAAAGGTTCTGCCTTTGGTGGCCTGATGATGCCACAACAACCAACGACAGAGCAATTTCAGAATGATCTGTTTGAAGAAATACTGGATCTTGATGTATCCAAACGAATCTGGGTAGAGGATGAATCAATTGCCATTGGAAAAATATTTCTGCCACATGATTTCTGGCATCAAATGACGATCAGTCCGTTGGTTCAGATGGATGTATCTAAAGAAGTACGGATCCAACGCCTGGTAAACGAATACGGCCATGCGGATCGTGATCTGTTCCTTGAGATCATGGGGAAGATTGTAAAGAGATTGGGAGGACAACATTATAATGCAGCAAAGGAAAAGCTGATGGAAAATGATATGTTTTCTGTCATGGAAATACTTCTGACATATTATGACAAGGCTTATCTGGGCAGTATTTCTAAAAGAAAAGAAAAAATAAAAGATATTGTTCAATGGGATGGGGAAAGCCCGGCGACCTTTGTAAATCAATTGCGTAAGCGTCTATGA
- a CDS encoding carboxypeptidase-like regulatory domain-containing protein gives MNRLLIVLFLLVSGFAADAGGIRGIIKGDDGAPLAFATIYVKQTGSGAVSDTQGQYEVALANGHYDLVFHYLGFETQSQSVDIKDAFIEINITLKTQVIQLQSVTIKAGKEDPAYTIMRKAIAKAKYHTQQLDSYTAKVYIKGKGKLIDYPWIAKRALEKEGITKDRVFIQESVSEIKYTRPNKFEEKVIAVYTNGNNRNSSPNAYVFGSLYEPEIAETVSPLSPKSFSYYKFEYLGSFKDRTYEISKIKVTPRSKGDNVFDGTIYIVEDWWSIHSAELNATKMGIKINIKSIYNPIEDKAWLPVSQKFIIEGRVFGFEFVADYLATVKNYSITLNPALPQEMTVIDETVQKEQAKQIEKKYSKKGQQLQQRLESGKDVTRKELNQLVKEYEKAEKKEQKEPEVIEETSYKVDSLAYKKDSTFWTEMRPAKLTKEEERGYHVSDSISTVQKKREEGDSLKPSKSKGFQPWDLLLGDRYSISKTEDFQIHTPFGGFNTVEGYNLIYRIGYLKRWVKRDSLNPDARPRTSRLEITPIARYAFDRDVFSGILRADYRSQKRRITLEGGRYVQQYNPEDPIHPIINTFSTLLFKDNLMKIYERNYVDLKWREQLDERFTVYTQWTWAHRSELFNNTGYTIINYREKEYTPNAPVNAELTDTGFAAHNAFTGLVGIEARPWQKFRIRNGRKFRVNNSSPIFKAEYRSGFGALDSDVKFEQIEVGYKQQIKFGIRGTLDLALKGGTFLNTDKMYFMDYEHFLGNRTAIITTDPVGSYRLLDYYAYSTKDKYFTANVHYHWRKFLITRIPYVRLLGITENIFVNYLYTPSSKNYTEVGYGLDGILRVFRLEFATSFQNGTYTESGFRIGIASTIGVNFND, from the coding sequence ATGAACAGATTACTGATCGTCCTCTTTTTGCTTGTCTCTGGTTTCGCCGCTGATGCAGGCGGAATTCGTGGTATCATCAAAGGTGATGATGGTGCTCCTCTTGCCTTTGCCACGATCTATGTTAAGCAAACCGGTTCTGGGGCGGTTAGTGATACGCAGGGTCAGTATGAGGTTGCTCTTGCCAATGGTCATTATGATTTGGTTTTTCACTATCTGGGGTTTGAAACGCAGAGTCAATCGGTTGACATAAAGGATGCATTCATTGAAATAAACATTACGCTGAAGACGCAGGTCATTCAATTGCAAAGTGTGACGATCAAAGCGGGCAAGGAAGATCCGGCTTACACGATCATGCGCAAAGCCATCGCGAAGGCAAAGTATCATACCCAACAACTGGATAGCTATACCGCAAAAGTTTACATAAAGGGAAAGGGCAAGCTGATCGATTATCCATGGATTGCCAAGAGAGCTCTGGAGAAGGAAGGCATCACAAAGGACAGGGTTTTTATACAAGAATCAGTAAGTGAGATCAAATACACACGCCCCAATAAATTCGAAGAGAAGGTAATCGCTGTTTATACGAACGGAAACAATCGCAACTCCTCTCCGAATGCATATGTGTTTGGAAGTTTGTACGAACCTGAGATTGCAGAGACTGTTTCCCCCTTGTCACCAAAATCATTTTCATATTACAAATTTGAATACCTGGGATCTTTCAAAGACAGGACGTATGAGATCAGTAAAATAAAAGTAACACCCCGCTCGAAGGGCGATAATGTTTTTGATGGCACCATCTATATCGTGGAGGACTGGTGGAGCATTCACAGTGCGGAGTTGAATGCTACAAAAATGGGCATCAAGATCAATATTAAATCGATCTATAATCCTATCGAAGACAAGGCATGGCTGCCGGTATCGCAGAAGTTTATCATTGAAGGAAGAGTATTTGGTTTTGAGTTTGTGGCGGACTACCTCGCTACTGTAAAGAATTATTCCATTACTCTTAATCCCGCACTTCCACAGGAGATGACAGTGATTGATGAAACAGTTCAGAAAGAACAGGCGAAGCAGATTGAGAAAAAATACAGCAAGAAAGGTCAGCAGCTTCAGCAGCGCCTTGAATCCGGTAAAGATGTGACTCGAAAGGAATTGAATCAACTTGTGAAAGAGTATGAGAAAGCGGAGAAGAAAGAACAAAAAGAACCTGAAGTAATTGAAGAAACATCCTATAAAGTTGATTCACTGGCGTACAAGAAAGATTCAACGTTCTGGACGGAAATGCGTCCTGCAAAGCTGACAAAGGAAGAAGAGCGTGGATACCATGTTTCAGACAGCATCTCTACCGTTCAGAAGAAAAGAGAAGAGGGAGATTCGCTGAAGCCTTCAAAGAGCAAGGGATTTCAGCCATGGGATTTATTACTCGGCGACCGTTATTCAATATCGAAGACTGAGGATTTTCAGATTCACACTCCCTTTGGAGGATTCAATACAGTTGAGGGCTATAACCTTATTTACCGCATCGGCTATCTTAAAAGATGGGTAAAGCGTGACTCTTTAAATCCGGATGCTCGTCCCAGAACCTCAAGACTGGAGATCACTCCGATCGCACGTTATGCTTTCGACAGGGATGTCTTTTCCGGAATACTGCGTGCAGATTATCGATCGCAAAAAAGAAGAATCACACTGGAAGGAGGAAGATATGTTCAACAGTATAATCCTGAAGATCCTATTCATCCGATCATCAATACTTTTTCAACACTCCTTTTCAAGGATAACCTGATGAAGATCTATGAGCGCAACTATGTAGATCTCAAGTGGCGTGAACAACTTGACGAACGATTCACGGTTTATACTCAATGGACCTGGGCACATCGTAGTGAGCTGTTCAATAATACCGGATATACGATTATCAACTATCGAGAGAAAGAGTACACTCCCAATGCACCTGTCAATGCTGAATTGACAGACACGGGCTTTGCAGCGCATAATGCATTTACAGGACTGGTAGGAATTGAAGCTCGTCCATGGCAGAAATTCAGAATTAGAAATGGACGGAAGTTCCGCGTCAACAACTCGTCACCGATCTTTAAGGCAGAATATCGCAGTGGCTTTGGTGCGCTGGACAGCGATGTGAAGTTTGAGCAAATCGAAGTCGGGTACAAGCAACAGATCAAATTCGGAATAAGAGGAACTCTTGACCTTGCTCTTAAGGGCGGAACGTTCCTCAACACGGATAAAATGTACTTCATGGATTACGAGCATTTTCTCGGTAATCGTACCGCAATCATTACTACAGACCCGGTTGGAAGCTATCGCCTGCTTGATTATTATGCTTACAGCACGAAAGACAAATACTTTACGGCCAACGTGCATTATCACTGGAGAAAGTTCTTGATCACACGAATTCCATATGTCCGCCTTCTTGGAATCACAGAAAATATTTTTGTTAATTATTTGTACACACCTTCTTCCAAAAACTATACAGAAGTGGGTTATGGGCTTGATGGAATCCTGAGAGTGTTCCGTCTTGAATTTGCCACCTCCTTCCAGAACGGAACATACACTGAAAGCGGTTTCCGTATCGGCATAGCCTCTACAATCGGTGTCAACTTCAACGATTAG
- a CDS encoding nicotinate-nucleotide adenylyltransferase — protein MTPSQKIGLFFGSFNPIHMGHMIIANIMAENTDLTKVWFVVSPQNPFKPAKGLLHEFDRYDLIKAAIADNYKLEVSDVEFHLPKPSYTVDTLAVLTEKHPGKTFKVIIGEDNLTNFEKWKNHEHILNEFGLYVYPRPDVTNSDLKRHPNVKMVDAPLLNISATYIRQCLQSNKSVRYLVPEPVEQMLRLRNFYK, from the coding sequence ATGACCCCTTCTCAAAAAATCGGTCTTTTCTTTGGTTCATTTAATCCCATTCACATGGGACATATGATCATTGCCAATATCATGGCAGAGAATACAGATCTTACCAAAGTCTGGTTTGTCGTTTCTCCCCAAAATCCTTTCAAGCCAGCAAAAGGTCTTCTACATGAATTTGACCGTTATGATCTGATCAAAGCGGCGATCGCGGATAATTATAAGCTGGAAGTTTCTGACGTTGAGTTTCATCTTCCCAAACCAAGCTATACGGTTGATACACTTGCTGTCCTTACGGAGAAACATCCTGGCAAGACTTTTAAAGTGATCATCGGTGAGGATAACCTTACGAATTTTGAAAAGTGGAAAAATCACGAGCATATATTGAACGAATTCGGACTTTATGTTTACCCTAGACCGGATGTAACAAATTCTGATCTGAAACGTCACCCGAACGTGAAAATGGTAGATGCTCCCTTGCTGAATATTTCAGCAACTTATATTCGTCAATGCCTGCAAAGCAATAAGTCAGTCCGGTATCTCGTTCCTGAACCGGTCGAGCAAATGCTGAGGCTTCGTAATTTTTACAAGTAA
- the gmk gene encoding guanylate kinase: MMAGKALIFSAPSGSGKTTIVKHLLSTNPGLGFSISASTRDKRGRVEEDGKDYHFLSPQEFKKKIDDNEFIEWEEVYAGNFYGTLKSEIDRIWAEGKDVIFDVDVKGGISLKNYFGDKGLAIFVKVPSLEVLAQRLNDRSTESSDSISRRLFKASFEMTFQDKFDKVLVNENLKESLAEAQRLYDEFKK; this comes from the coding sequence ATAATGGCGGGAAAGGCATTGATTTTCTCCGCTCCTTCCGGTTCCGGAAAAACAACCATTGTTAAACATCTTCTTAGCACAAACCCTGGATTGGGTTTTTCTATTTCTGCGTCTACCCGCGACAAGCGGGGTCGCGTGGAAGAAGATGGAAAGGATTATCATTTCTTAAGTCCGCAGGAATTCAAGAAGAAGATTGATGACAATGAATTCATTGAGTGGGAAGAAGTGTATGCGGGTAATTTCTACGGCACTTTGAAATCTGAAATTGACAGGATCTGGGCAGAGGGAAAAGATGTGATCTTCGATGTTGATGTAAAGGGTGGTATCAGTCTTAAGAATTATTTTGGAGATAAGGGCTTGGCCATTTTTGTAAAAGTTCCTTCTCTTGAAGTCCTGGCACAAAGGCTCAATGACCGCAGCACAGAAAGTTCTGACAGCATATCCCGCCGTCTTTTCAAAGCATCTTTTGAGATGACTTTTCAGGACAAGTTTGATAAAGTGCTGGTGAATGAAAATCTGAAAGAGTCTTTAGCGGAAGCGCAGAGATTGTACGACGAGTTTAAGAAATAA
- the rsrA gene encoding mycothiol system anti-sigma-R factor gives MSLPTNPFVSTTGKKPSCMEMLQLILDGQDSPEQREYFKTHMDNCMPCFKSYHLDMTIKELLKSKCCGGDAPDELVAKIKSQISQNIS, from the coding sequence ATGAGCCTACCAACCAATCCATTTGTGTCAACAACAGGAAAGAAGCCTTCCTGCATGGAGATGCTTCAACTCATTCTTGACGGACAGGATTCTCCTGAACAACGTGAGTACTTCAAAACACACATGGACAATTGCATGCCATGCTTTAAATCCTATCACCTTGACATGACGATCAAGGAATTACTAAAATCAAAATGCTGTGGGGGAGATGCTCCGGATGAACTGGTAGCAAAGATTAAAAGTCAGATCTCCCAAAACATTTCATAA
- a CDS encoding sigma-70 family RNA polymerase sigma factor, producing the protein MEEEVARQHYTDIEKREIFNHEFLPHINSMYNFGYRLTLDRDDAKDLVQDTYFKAFRFIESFQKGTNAKAWLFRILKNSFINDYRKKVKEPNKVDYQEVEQYYNSDDVDRQITPDLRVDALKDMIGDEISNALNALDVDFRTVIILCDLEGFKYEEMAKILDIPIGTVRSRLHRARQLLKEKLSEYAKSMGYKNS; encoded by the coding sequence ATGGAGGAGGAAGTTGCACGTCAACACTATACTGATATAGAGAAACGGGAGATATTCAATCATGAATTTCTGCCCCATATCAACTCCATGTACAATTTTGGCTACCGGCTCACACTGGACCGGGATGATGCCAAGGACCTGGTTCAGGACACCTATTTCAAGGCTTTCCGCTTCATAGAATCATTCCAAAAGGGAACTAACGCGAAGGCATGGCTGTTCCGCATTTTGAAGAACAGCTTCATTAATGACTATCGCAAGAAGGTCAAGGAGCCAAACAAGGTAGATTACCAGGAGGTAGAGCAGTATTATAATTCAGATGACGTCGACCGTCAGATCACACCAGATCTCAGAGTCGATGCTTTGAAAGACATGATTGGGGATGAGATTTCCAATGCATTGAATGCATTGGACGTTGATTTTCGAACAGTAATTATTTTGTGTGACCTGGAAGGGTTTAAGTATGAAGAGATGGCGAAAATTCTGGATATACCAATTGGAACAGTTCGCAGCCGTCTTCATCGCGCACGTCAATTACTAAAAGAGAAGCTAAGTGAATATGCCAAATCAATGGGTTATAAAAACTCTTAA
- a CDS encoding glycosyltransferase family 2 protein, whose product MKVSGFTIVRNAVTYDYPVIEAITSVLPLCDEFVVAVGNSNDGTLDLIKSIGSPKIKIIETVWDENSREGGRVLALETDKAFSAISPDTDWCFYIQADEILHEQYHDAVRKAMLEFINNESVEGLLFHYKHFYGSYDYVGSSWNWYRREIRVVRNNKNIFSYRDAQGFRKKPNEKLKVKLIDATIYHYGWVRDPRAMQRKQKAFSHFYHDDQWIETHVAKADDFDYAQIDSLEHFKGVHPMVMHERIRRLNWKFDHDISKNRFTPRERLKRIISSIFGYRIGEYKNYRII is encoded by the coding sequence ATGAAAGTAAGCGGCTTCACCATTGTGCGAAATGCAGTTACGTATGATTACCCTGTTATAGAGGCGATCACTTCCGTGCTGCCGCTCTGCGATGAATTTGTGGTGGCCGTTGGGAACTCCAATGATGGAACGCTTGATCTGATTAAGAGTATTGGCTCTCCGAAAATAAAAATCATTGAAACAGTTTGGGATGAAAATTCACGTGAGGGCGGAAGAGTGCTTGCGCTTGAAACAGATAAAGCTTTCTCTGCAATATCACCGGATACAGATTGGTGCTTTTATATTCAGGCGGATGAGATATTGCATGAACAGTATCATGATGCAGTCCGCAAAGCCATGCTTGAGTTTATTAACAATGAATCGGTAGAGGGACTTTTGTTTCACTACAAGCATTTCTATGGATCTTATGATTATGTGGGAAGTTCCTGGAACTGGTATCGAAGAGAGATAAGAGTAGTGCGCAATAACAAGAATATTTTCTCATATCGTGATGCGCAGGGTTTCAGGAAGAAGCCTAATGAAAAACTGAAAGTCAAATTAATTGATGCAACGATTTATCATTATGGCTGGGTGAGAGATCCGCGTGCTATGCAGCGCAAGCAAAAAGCTTTCAGTCATTTTTATCATGATGATCAGTGGATCGAAACCCATGTAGCGAAAGCAGATGATTTCGATTATGCTCAGATCGATTCTTTGGAACACTTTAAAGGGGTGCATCCGATGGTCATGCATGAAAGAATCAGAAGACTCAACTGGAAATTTGATCATGATATTTCGAAGAACAGATTTACACCCAGAGAAAGACTGAAACGCATCATCAGCAGCATTTTTGGTTACCGGATCGGGGAATACAAGAATTATCGGATCATCTGA
- a CDS encoding class I SAM-dependent methyltransferase, whose translation MLKYIPSAVKKVLEIGCGEGNFGAFLKKDKNAEVWGVEYQQEHAAVAEKQLDKVFCGDIGVIIDQLPSNYFDVVVCNDVLEHLTDPYIVLEKLKSKMTSEGIVISSLPNIRYFRNFFDLMFRKNWDYADQGIMDFTHFRFFTINSIRKMYENLNYEIIVHEGINPTKSIKPWPLIILSLGLFNDIRYLQFATVAKPKR comes from the coding sequence ATGCTGAAATACATTCCCTCAGCTGTTAAAAAGGTGTTGGAAATCGGCTGTGGAGAAGGAAACTTCGGTGCCTTCCTTAAAAAAGACAAGAACGCTGAAGTGTGGGGCGTGGAATATCAGCAGGAGCATGCGGCTGTTGCTGAAAAACAACTCGATAAGGTTTTTTGTGGCGACATCGGTGTGATCATCGATCAGCTTCCTTCTAATTATTTTGATGTGGTGGTGTGCAATGATGTGCTGGAGCATCTTACAGATCCTTACATTGTTCTTGAGAAACTTAAATCGAAAATGACATCTGAAGGAATCGTGATCAGCTCACTTCCCAACATCCGCTACTTCAGAAACTTTTTTGATCTGATGTTCAGAAAGAACTGGGATTATGCGGATCAGGGAATTATGGATTTTACTCACTTTCGTTTCTTTACGATTAACAGCATCAGGAAGATGTACGAGAATCTAAACTATGAGATCATCGTTCATGAGGGAATTAATCCCACGAAATCAATTAAGCCCTGGCCTTTGATTATTTTATCATTGGGCCTTTTCAACGATATCAGATATTTACAGTTTGCCACGGTTGCTAAACCGAAACGATAG